The Shewanella pealeana ATCC 700345 genome contains the following window.
AAAGAAGCTCAAGGTAAAGACTTACGCTGTTTTGTAATTGACGGTAAGATTGTTGCGTCAATTGAGCGTACAGCCGCTCCTGGTGAGTTCAGAGCTAACATTCATATGGGTGGTAGTGCATCAATCGTTTCAGTGAGTGCTGCAGAAAAACAATTGGCGATTAAAGCAGCCAAAACTATGGGTTTACGTGTTGCCGGTGTTGATATTATTCGTTCTAGCCGAGGACCTCTATTACTAGAGATAAACTCTTCACCAGGACTTGAAGGTATTGAATCTGCTACAGGTATTGATATCGCTGGTGCGATGATCGAATCTATCGAGAAGAAACTAGGTTGGAAGGCTGATTAACAGCGTCTAATTCTAGGTTAGCTCTAAAAAGCGTTATGTCTAAGACATAGCGCTTTTTTTTGTTTAATTGTCGCTTGCACAAGCTAGTTAAGTTTTTATTAAAGCACTAAAAGTGTGATACTTGTGTTTAAAACACTGGTATTTTAAGCTGAAATTTTTACTCTATAACCTCATTGTGCTACTTTTATAGATTACTTTTTTGCTATGGAGGAAGTAGTGAAATCCACAGTAGACAAAATGTTAGTCAAGCACGATAAACTTGTACATTCGGAAGGGGTCAAAGTGTGCTCGCATACCCAGAGAGTTAAAGACGAATGGGTACAACATACCGTGATGATAGATGACTGCCAAACGCCATTTACATTTCGGCGAACAAAAAAATATAAAAGTCTGAACGGTGCAAGGGTTAATATTACTTATTATGCCGACACTCAGGGCGTAGCAGGCTTTGAAATGGATATCTTTAAGGTCGTCAGGATCAAGCGAAGTTAAGCTAATTATTATCCAGATGGTTTCTGATCCCATCTAGGGGGATTGCTAAGTTTTGGTTAATCAGTATTCATTAAGTATGAGTACAGTTCTAGATTGTTAAGATTTGCCTCAGAAAGCCCACACTTTGTGGGCTACTCCTAATACCAATCAGGATAAGAGGTGGGTATGTATTCTACTCGACAACAGAGTCTGCAATATAGCGGCTTAGCTTCTCAAATTATTAATGACGATAAGTTAGCGATCCTTCGTCATAGCGTACAGATCTCTATTAAACTTACCCAAAGAATGCTGCTTAAGCGTTACCTCAGTGTCGAACAGATTTCAGCATTAACACTGTTAAATTTAAAATCAGAATCACTTGAGTTGCACCGGGCTATTTTGTGTGCGGATATTGGTACAACGGAAAGAAATATTTTACTCGGTTATATCAATCACAATATCGATTCAATTGATGAGGCTATCAGTGTCAGGGCTGTGAATAGACCGCTCATTAATTGAAGCTTTTTAATAGGATATTAGTAATACAAGATTCTATGGCTAAATGTGATTTATTTTGGCTGAATTCTTAGCGGATTACCCTGAATGACGCATTAACCTCACATCAGCCGGCTACCTTATTTTGAACTCGAAGCAGTTTAGTTACTTCAGATACAAAAAAACCAGCCTAAGCTGGTTTTTTTAGAAGACTAACGAATTACTTAGCGTTCATTAATGCAACAGCATTGTCTAGCATGCGGTTACTGAAGCCCCATTCGTTGTCATACCAAGCCATTACTTTAACGAGGCGACCGTTAACACGCGTCTGTGTTGCGTCAAAGTTTGAAGAGAATGGGTTGTGGTTAAAGTCGATAGATACCAATGGCTCATGGTTAACGGCTAGTACTTCACTTAATGGTGCAACTGAAGCCGCTTTTTCGATGATGGCGTTGATCTCTTCTACTGAAGTATCACGTGCAGCAACAAAAGATAGGTCAACCAAAGAAACGTTAACAGTTGGTACTCGAACAGCTAGGCCGTCAAACTTGCCGGCAAGCTCAGGTACTACAAGACCGACTGCTGCAGCTGCGCCAGTTTGCGTAGGGATCATTGACATTGCAGCTGCACGAGCACGACGTAGATCGGTATGATAAACATCAGACAAACGTTGGTCGTTTGTGTAAGCGTGAATCGTAGTCATTAGACCTGACTCAATACCAATCTCATCATTTAGCGGCTTTGCAAACGGTGCTAAACAGTTAGTAGTACAAGAGGCATTTGAAATTACCGTCATGTCACTGGTAATGAGTTCATTGTTTACGCCGTACACAATGGTGGCATCAACATTTTTACCCGGTGCAGAAATAATGACTTTTTTGGCACCGGCATCAAGATGTGATTGGACTGATTCTTTAGATGTGAATATACCAGTACATTCGAATACGACGTCAACATCTAGTTCTTTCCAAGGAAGTTTTGAAGGATCACGCTCTTGGAAGGTTAGGATTTTGTCTTCGTTAACAAAAATTGCGTCGTCAGCATGTTCTACTTTTGCGTTAAAGCGACCATGTACTGAATCGTACTTAGTTAAATGAGCATTGATTGAAGCATCGCCTAAATCGTTCAGTGCAACAATCTTGATAGGATAGTTCTTTTCGCTTTCATATAGAGCACGTAGAACATTGCGGCCGATACGGCCATAGCCGTTAATTGCAACTCGGATAGTCATCTCATATCCCTCAGGTAAATGTAAAAACAGAATCTGGTTGTAAAATTACCAAACTGGCAGCCATCGTCAAGTTATATCGGTGGTAAAAGGCTAGATTTTGCGTTTATTTAGGTAATTTTTTTACATGTGTCGCGAATTTGCATATAAATCGTCTCAATTTACAGGTTAGCTGTAAGTTGGCAAAATTATTGCCGAATTGTGTATACAGCCCATACATCTTATAGCGACTTAGTTAAATCTTTATCCAGCAATATTTTTAGCTTACTTTGTTGATACTTTCCAGCCTCGAGTTGTTCTGCTAGCAAAATCGCGTCATGGTCCAATTTAAGTTGCAACTTCTTATTGCCCTTTATAAGTGCAAGCATCTGCTCTGAGGAGAATTTAGCTCCAGTTATTTCGATATTAGCTTTTGAAAGCCAGTATTCAATATCACCTCTTTCTTCAAAACGGTAGAGACTAGCAAGGGCTAATAACCAATCTGGTTGGAAGTTATCTTGGTTACTTCCTTGAAATACTTGTGCATAGAGCTGTTTAGATTTAAGTGGATCAATTCGTAAATAATAAGACGCTAACTGAGCCTGTAAGTCGATGTCATTTATCTTATTCGCTTTCTCTGCTGCAAATAACACGGCTTCGGCTTCATTGTCATTAAAACGAGACCAATGATAGTAGGCAAGGTGAGGGTCTAAGCTTCCACGCGTCGTTTCTTGTAGCTGGGCTAGAGTTTGCGAACTGAGGCCGAATGCTCGAGCGCGTTCGTTAGTTCGCTCAGGATGTAAAATGTGTTGTACGCCTGCCGCGAGTTCGACACATTTATTGTAATCTTCTAGGTACAACAGTTGCTGATAAATTTGCTCACCAGAGGGCATTTGTATACTTTTTAACTTGAACCTATTGCGGATCAGGTCTCCTCGCTCAAATCGGCACCAGCTATCGTCATGTAGATCGGCACAAAGTTCGGGATTTTTGTTACAAATAGCCTGAGTATTTGTCGGTTGTTCACAGCCAAACAGGCCCAAAAAAACCGTAATTCCGAAAAATGATGTAAACATTACAAATTTTCTATTCAAAACTAGCTCCGAGGCTATATTTATCTAATAAAATTACAGTGTTATAAAAAATATCTTGCTAGCCTGATAGCCGACTTTTCATTACAATGGCGCCGACCAAACGGGGAAAGACACCCTATATAACGTTAGATTATTGGTCTTTTCTTTTTGTTACTCAAACATTTCTGATGAAAAAAGCAGAAAAGTGAGATAAAGGATCTGTTAATGAGCGCTGATAAACACCTACAAAGTTGGCAAGAACGATTCGAAATGGCTGAGGCTATGCAGCCATTACTTGGTAAGTTATACCGTAACCAAGGTGTAGAAGTCGTCGTCTATGGCAAACCTCTACTGAATGCCTCTACAATCGAAATCATTAAATCGCACCGTTTAGTGCGTCGCCACGTTGGTGAAAAACTAAGACTACGTGAAAGCTTTCCATTTGTTGAGGCTTTAAGCAAGTTAGCGGTAAAACAGTGCAAAGTCGATATCGGTAAATTAGCTGTTAATTACTGGCGCGAATACCCTGATGCGAGTCAAATTGAGGCTTATATGAGCCGTGAACTTGCAGATGCTATCACTAACGAAGACGACGAAGCCGCTAGAGATGTTGTCCTATACGGTTTTGGTCGTATTGGTCGTCTATTAGCACGTTTGCTGATTGAAAGAACAGGTGTTAGTAACAAGCTTAGACTACGTGCAATCGTACTGCGCGGTGGCCGTAAAGGTGATTTAGAAAAGCGTGCAAGCTTACTACGTCGTGACTCGGTACATGGTCCATTCAACGGTTCAGTTGAAGTCGACGAAGAAAACAACGCAATTATCGCTAACGGTACCTACATTCAGGTTATCTACGCGAACTCGCCAGACGAAGTGGATTACACTAAATTCGGTATTTCAAATGCGCTTGTAGTTGATAACACCGGTATTTGGAAAGATGAAGCGGGCCTTGGTTTACACCTTAAATCACCAGGTGCAAGCAAAGTATTGCTTACTGCTCCAGCAAAAGGTGCAATTAAGAACGTAGTTTATGGTGTAAACGAGCAAGACATCCTTGACGAAGATACGATTGTATCAGCTGCAAGCTGTACCACTAACGCGATTACACCAGTACTTAAAGCGGTTAATGACAAGTACGGTATCGAAAATGGTCACGTGGAAACAATCCACTCATATACTAACGACCAAAACCTAATCGATAACTATCACAGTGCAGATCGCCGTGGACGTAGTGCTCCATTAAACATGGTAATTACTGAAACAGGCGCAGCTAAAGCAGTATCTAAGGCGTTACCTGTGCTAGAAGGTAAGCTAACAGGCAACGCGATTCGTGTGCCTACACCAAACGTTTCTATGGCGATTATTAGCTTAAACCTGAACGGTGAGACTAATAAAGAAGAGCTTAACGAATACATAAAAGATATGGCGCTGCAGTCTGATTTGCAAAACCAGATTGATTACACTGATTCGACAGAAATCGTTTCGAGCGACCTTGTGGGTTCACGTTACGCAGGTGTTGTTGATTCGCAAGCGACCATTGCTGAAGGTAAGCGTGCAATCCTTTACGTATGGTATGACAATGAATTTGGCTATAGCTGCCAGGTTGTTGGTGTTATGCAAAAGATGCTTGGCCTTAACTACCAGTCATTACCACATGGCTAATTTGTTATAACTCTACGCTTTCTGATAAAACGCCTCTTACTGTATAGAGGCGTTTTTGTTTTTAGAACTAGCATTATCCAATAACATTACTTGCTTATTCACATCAAACCTAATCAATAAGCCGAACACATAATTTATAAGCCAGGTGCTGGGTAGGCGGTTGAGCATAGAATGAAGCACTTTAGTCAGTGACTGTTAAAAGTAAATGAGTTGAAAGGGTATGGACTTGTTTTCCTAAGCTTATGCACAGCTCTCAAGAGTTAATCTGAAAGGCTGGCAAAGCGTAAAGATATTAGAAGATGGGGCTTACTGTGAGGCCAATTATTATAATGACTCGCAAATAAACTTACTCACTTTAGGCCTTGAGAGCTAAAATGAACCCTAATCATTTCATAAATAGTGCTTAGATTCGCTAGCAATTTGACTGACTATTAGCCTTACAGCATAAAAAACGTTAGCTTTGGTTGATTTAACATCAAACGGGCATTAAATTGTTTTTTCGCGATTGACTATCAAGGGGAAATCGGTAGAATGCCATTCCGTAGTCAAGGGGAAGCTTGCTAAGCAAGTACTTGAATACAGATTAAATTGAAATGCGACATTAGCTCAGTTGGTAGAGCGATACCTTGCCAAGGTATAGGTCATCGGTTCGAACCCGATATGTCGCTCCAATTTACATCATGTGGCGCGATGGCAGAATGGCTATGCTGCGGATTGCAAATCCGTCGATCTCGGTTCGACTCCGGGTCGCGCCTCCACAATTAAGAATTTGATGAGTTTGGTTGATACTGTTAGACAGTAAAGCCAAGCAGTTTTGATACCGACAAAATGTATCATCAAAATCAAAGAGTTTGCCCGTGTGGTGGAATCGGTAGACACAAGGGATTTAAAATCCCTCGCTGAATAAGCGTGCCAGTTCAAGTCTGGCCACGGGTACCATCTTCTTATGAAGAGTAAATAAACCAGCCATTGAGCTGGTTTTTTTACATCTAAATTTTAGTATGAATTATAAGCAAGGAATTCCTTTTTATAAGAGACGCCTCGCAGCATAAGCGTGCTAGTTCAAGTCTGGCCACGGGTACCAAATAACTCTCTTAAGAGTTGCAGAGAAGCCTCGACGATGTCGGGGCTTTTTTGTATCTGGCGCTTACGATAAAAGCGCAAGGGATTCCTATTTATAACAGATGCCTCACTGAACAAGAGTATCAGTCTAAATCTGGCCACGGGTACCATCTTCTTATGAAGAGCAAATAAACCAGCCATTGAGCTGGTTTTTTTACGTCTGCAATTTTTAGAAAATCAGCACCACAAGGGATTCCATTTTTTAAGAGACGCCTCGCTGAATAAGCTTGCCACTCTTTTTGATATAACGAGTCTGGCCACGGGTACCACTATCTTTTAGAAGATCATGAAGAGAGGGCAAGGGTTTGTTATTAATTAAGCATTCTTTGAACATCTTTTGTCTTGTTAGATTATGTTTTAAGCGGTTGAATAAAATAAACAAATAACCGGTTGACTCATTTTTATAATCGAGTAAAGTATGTCTCGTTCCCAGCAGTTAAGGGCACACAATGGCGCGATGGCAGAATGGCTATGCTGCGGATTGCAAATCCGTCGATCTCGGTTCGACTCCGGGTCGCGCCTCCACAATTAAGAGTTTGATGAGTTTGGTCGATACTGTTAAACAGTAAAGCCAAGCAGTTTTGGTACCGACAAGACGTATCGTCAAAATCAAAGAGTTTGCCCGTGTGGTGGAATCGGTAGACACAAGGGATTTAAAATCCCTCGCTGAATAAGCGTGCCAGTTCAAGTCTGGCCACGGGTACCATCTTCTTATGAAGAGTGACTAAACCAGCCTAGTGCTGGTTTTTTTACGTCTGCAATTTTTAGAAACCTGCACCTAAAGTGATTCCTTTTTATAAGAGACGCCTCACTGAACAAGTGTATCAGTCTAAGTCTGGCCACGGGTACCAAATAACTCTCTTGAGAGTTGCAGAGAAGCTTGCGTAAAATGCGCGTAAGAAAATGTAAGACCGGCTTAAGCAAGCTCTACGTAAACAATGGA
Protein-coding sequences here:
- a CDS encoding glyceraldehyde-3-phosphate dehydrogenase; this translates as MSADKHLQSWQERFEMAEAMQPLLGKLYRNQGVEVVVYGKPLLNASTIEIIKSHRLVRRHVGEKLRLRESFPFVEALSKLAVKQCKVDIGKLAVNYWREYPDASQIEAYMSRELADAITNEDDEAARDVVLYGFGRIGRLLARLLIERTGVSNKLRLRAIVLRGGRKGDLEKRASLLRRDSVHGPFNGSVEVDEENNAIIANGTYIQVIYANSPDEVDYTKFGISNALVVDNTGIWKDEAGLGLHLKSPGASKVLLTAPAKGAIKNVVYGVNEQDILDEDTIVSAASCTTNAITPVLKAVNDKYGIENGHVETIHSYTNDQNLIDNYHSADRRGRSAPLNMVITETGAAKAVSKALPVLEGKLTGNAIRVPTPNVSMAIISLNLNGETNKEELNEYIKDMALQSDLQNQIDYTDSTEIVSSDLVGSRYAGVVDSQATIAEGKRAILYVWYDNEFGYSCQVVGVMQKMLGLNYQSLPHG
- a CDS encoding DUF2989 domain-containing protein, producing the protein MFTSFFGITVFLGLFGCEQPTNTQAICNKNPELCADLHDDSWCRFERGDLIRNRFKLKSIQMPSGEQIYQQLLYLEDYNKCVELAAGVQHILHPERTNERARAFGLSSQTLAQLQETTRGSLDPHLAYYHWSRFNDNEAEAVLFAAEKANKINDIDLQAQLASYYLRIDPLKSKQLYAQVFQGSNQDNFQPDWLLALASLYRFEERGDIEYWLSKANIEITGAKFSSEQMLALIKGNKKLQLKLDHDAILLAEQLEAGKYQQSKLKILLDKDLTKSL
- the gap gene encoding type I glyceraldehyde-3-phosphate dehydrogenase produces the protein MTIRVAINGYGRIGRNVLRALYESEKNYPIKIVALNDLGDASINAHLTKYDSVHGRFNAKVEHADDAIFVNEDKILTFQERDPSKLPWKELDVDVVFECTGIFTSKESVQSHLDAGAKKVIISAPGKNVDATIVYGVNNELITSDMTVISNASCTTNCLAPFAKPLNDEIGIESGLMTTIHAYTNDQRLSDVYHTDLRRARAAAMSMIPTQTGAAAAVGLVVPELAGKFDGLAVRVPTVNVSLVDLSFVAARDTSVEEINAIIEKAASVAPLSEVLAVNHEPLVSIDFNHNPFSSNFDATQTRVNGRLVKVMAWYDNEWGFSNRMLDNAVALMNAK